A window of the Cystobacter fuscus genome harbors these coding sequences:
- a CDS encoding PaxA produces MIAALVLMATPKAKPEEKKEVELTLLRQLPPPPPPPPAGGPRPVVQQQRKPTPRKEVVLRKPEKIEPIKEEPKKPEPEPEPEPEPEPEPTPAAENPAGVAGGVEGGVAGGVVGGVVGGTVGGQLGGTLGGTGEVVKPKNVPPFVIQRDVVRQTPPRLSEVFKQSHRGQGTLTGLYRICVSTEGNVYEVTAVKSVPGADSDIISGIRDGWQYKPQKVPVCFLYNIPITIQ; encoded by the coding sequence GTGATCGCCGCGCTGGTGTTGATGGCCACGCCGAAGGCAAAACCAGAGGAGAAGAAGGAGGTGGAGCTGACGTTGTTGCGCCAGTTGCCGCCGCCTCCCCCGCCGCCTCCGGCGGGCGGTCCGCGCCCCGTGGTCCAGCAGCAGCGCAAGCCCACGCCCCGCAAGGAGGTGGTGCTGCGCAAGCCGGAGAAGATCGAGCCCATCAAGGAAGAGCCGAAGAAGCCCGAGCCGGAGCCGGAACCGGAGCCGGAGCCGGAGCCCGAGCCCACCCCCGCGGCGGAGAATCCGGCGGGGGTCGCGGGCGGGGTGGAGGGGGGAGTGGCCGGCGGTGTCGTGGGGGGCGTGGTCGGTGGGACGGTGGGCGGGCAGCTCGGCGGCACCCTGGGCGGCACGGGCGAGGTGGTGAAGCCCAAGAACGTGCCCCCGTTCGTGATCCAGCGTGACGTGGTGCGGCAGACGCCGCCGCGGCTGTCCGAGGTCTTCAAGCAGTCGCACCGCGGCCAGGGCACGCTCACGGGCCTCTACCGCATCTGCGTGTCCACCGAGGGCAACGTCTACGAGGTCACCGCGGTGAAGTCCGTGCCCGGCGCGGACTCGGACATCATCTCCGGCATCCGCGACGGCTGGCAGTACAAGCCCCAGAAGGTGCCGGTGTGCTTCCTCTACAACATCCCCATCACCATCCAGTGA
- a CDS encoding J domain-containing protein encodes MSQDAPPDQTPPPNPFVVLGLQGTEDLPAIRKAFLRIAANSHPDRLRARSPEEKAQALEVFLAAKKAFETLSQPDKRREWSEKMAPSKLRPSIPVRPGSAPTPAFGVPVYVPSPRPPPDTAAQQLYKLGMLALEAQDYGKALGMFSRAARLLPTPRYQAMELVCRGHQYLSTRFFDRARESFEQALQLHPECREAQVSLELVDKQSGRYLKGR; translated from the coding sequence ATGTCCCAGGACGCTCCGCCGGATCAAACTCCCCCGCCCAACCCCTTCGTGGTGCTCGGGCTCCAGGGCACCGAGGACCTGCCCGCCATCCGCAAGGCCTTCCTGCGCATCGCCGCGAACTCGCACCCGGACCGGCTGCGCGCCCGCTCCCCGGAGGAGAAGGCCCAGGCCCTGGAGGTGTTCCTCGCGGCCAAGAAGGCCTTCGAGACGCTGAGCCAGCCGGACAAGCGGCGCGAGTGGAGCGAGAAGATGGCCCCGAGCAAGCTCCGGCCCTCGATTCCCGTGCGCCCCGGCTCCGCCCCCACTCCGGCCTTCGGCGTCCCCGTCTACGTGCCCTCGCCGCGTCCCCCGCCGGACACCGCGGCGCAGCAGCTCTACAAGCTGGGGATGCTGGCGCTGGAGGCGCAGGACTACGGCAAGGCGCTCGGCATGTTCTCCCGGGCCGCCCGGCTGCTGCCCACGCCGCGCTACCAGGCCATGGAGCTGGTGTGCCGTGGCCACCAGTACCTGAGCACCCGCTTCTTCGATCGCGCCCGCGAGAGCTTCGAGCAGGCCCTGCAACTGCACCCCGAGTGCCGCGAGGCCCAGGTGAGCCTCGAGCTCGTCGACAAGCAGTCCGGCCGCTACCTCAAGGGACGCTAG
- a CDS encoding Hsp70 family protein, producing the protein MGIVLGIDLGTTNSCMARVDPATGQARVLLNREGERTTPSVVAFDVSGRVTVGSAARRQAALHPRDTIFGAKRLVGRRFADPAVQAMRKLLPYEVAADADGNAAVRVHGQLKSPSEVLSHVLRYLKESAENNLGQPVDGAVITVPAYFDEVQRQETKLAGERAGLTVHRLLNEPTAAMLACRVDESRAENIAVFDLGGGTFDISLLHVEGEVVQVLATCGDNQLGGDNIDELLVDALRRIFLKQTGQDLGTHPEALWRLKEASESTKRVLSEREQTALDLPYLTTTSGGEPLHLSLPSFSRTLLENLSQRELERLRGPCEQAMRDAGLALADIHRVVLVGGMTRMPAVRARAERYLGRPGERSVNPDEAVALGAALEADIVAGDSPAAPQVLLLDVLSRSLGIRTEGGRFSVLIPRNTTIPTRETKVFTTTFDQQTHVDLEVYQGESPTVDGNRYLGELRLTELTPAAAGAVRVAVDFTIDADGILQVTAREPATGRKAQATLRPPTAASP; encoded by the coding sequence ATGGGAATCGTTCTCGGAATCGATCTGGGCACGACCAACAGCTGCATGGCCCGGGTGGACCCCGCCACGGGGCAGGCCCGCGTCCTGCTCAACCGCGAGGGCGAGCGCACCACCCCCTCCGTCGTCGCCTTCGACGTCTCGGGTCGGGTGACGGTGGGCAGCGCCGCGCGCCGCCAGGCCGCGCTCCACCCGCGTGACACCATCTTCGGCGCCAAGCGCCTCGTGGGCCGGCGCTTCGCGGACCCCGCCGTGCAGGCCATGCGCAAGCTGCTGCCCTACGAGGTGGCCGCCGACGCCGACGGCAACGCCGCGGTGCGCGTGCACGGCCAGCTCAAGAGCCCCTCCGAGGTGCTCTCCCACGTGCTGCGCTACCTCAAGGAGAGCGCCGAGAACAACCTGGGCCAGCCCGTGGACGGCGCCGTCATCACCGTGCCCGCCTACTTCGACGAGGTGCAACGCCAGGAGACGAAGCTCGCGGGCGAGCGCGCCGGGCTCACCGTGCACCGGCTGCTCAACGAGCCCACCGCCGCCATGCTCGCCTGCCGCGTGGACGAGTCGCGCGCGGAGAACATCGCCGTGTTCGACCTGGGCGGGGGCACCTTCGACATCTCGCTGCTGCACGTGGAGGGCGAGGTGGTGCAGGTGCTCGCCACCTGCGGCGACAACCAGCTCGGCGGCGACAACATCGACGAGCTGCTCGTGGACGCGCTGCGCCGCATCTTCCTCAAGCAGACGGGCCAGGACCTGGGCACCCACCCCGAGGCGCTCTGGCGCCTCAAGGAGGCCTCCGAGTCCACCAAGCGCGTCCTGTCCGAGCGCGAGCAGACGGCGCTCGACTTGCCCTACCTCACCACCACCAGCGGCGGCGAGCCCCTGCACCTGTCCCTGCCCTCCTTCTCGCGCACGCTCCTGGAGAACCTGTCCCAGCGCGAGCTGGAGCGGCTGCGCGGCCCGTGCGAGCAGGCCATGCGCGACGCGGGCCTGGCGCTCGCGGACATCCACCGCGTGGTGCTCGTGGGCGGCATGACGCGCATGCCCGCGGTACGCGCGCGCGCCGAGCGCTACCTGGGCCGCCCGGGCGAGCGCTCCGTCAACCCCGACGAGGCCGTGGCGCTCGGCGCCGCGCTCGAGGCGGACATCGTCGCCGGGGACTCGCCCGCGGCGCCCCAGGTGCTGCTGCTGGACGTGCTCTCGCGCAGCCTGGGCATCCGCACCGAGGGCGGCCGCTTCAGCGTCCTCATCCCCCGCAACACCACCATCCCCACGCGCGAGACGAAGGTGTTCACCACCACCTTCGATCAACAGACGCACGTGGACCTGGAGGTGTACCAGGGCGAGTCCCCCACGGTGGATGGCAACCGCTACCTGGGCGAGCTGCGGCTCACGGAGCTGACGCCCGCGGCGGCCGGGGCGGTGCGCGTGGCGGTGGACTTCACCATCGACGCGGACGGTATCCTCCAGGTGACGGCGCGCGAGCCCGCCACCGGCCGCAAGGCCCAGGCCACGCTGCGTCCCCCCACCGCCGCCTCCCCCTGA